Genomic DNA from Rhodothermales bacterium:
GGGCCGGGAGCGCTGCTTCCGGCCCGTTTTTTTGGGTAGATGCATGCAATGTCGATCAGTGATATATTATCCGTACACAAACGACCAGGACCATGCATTGGGAAGGGGTTTTCCCGGCCGTAACCACCAAGTTCACCGACACGCTTGCGATCGACACGCACTGGATGCGCATCAATCTGGAAGCACAGCTGGATGCCGGGGCAACAGGGATCATCGTATCCGGCTCGCTGGGGGAGGCATCAACGCTGAGCATGGATGACAAGGAAGCGCTGGTGAACATGACCGTGGAGATCGTAGAGGGGCGGGCGCCCGTGGTCTGTGGCGTGGCCCAGCGCACGACAGCGGATGCCTGTCGCATGGCCGAGCGGGTGGCCCGCGCGGGAGGAAGCGGCTTGATGCTTCTCCCACCGATGCTCTACACGAGTGATCGGAGGGAAACGGTCACCTTCCTGCGCGCAGTTGCCAACGCGACGGACCTGCCGATCATGCTCTACAACAATCCTGTGGCGTACAACGTGGACGTGACGCCCTCGATGCTGCAGGAGCTGGCTGACGAGCCAAAGTTCGAGGCGATCAAGGAGTCCAGCGACGACGTGAGGCGGATCACGGACATCATCAATCTCGTCGGCGACCGTTACCGCATCTTTACCGGCGTCGACAACATTGCACTTGAGGCCTTGATGCTGGGCGCCGTTGGCTGGGTGGCAGGACTCGTCTGCGCATTCCCCCGAGAAACCGTCGCGATCTTCCGGTTGGCCAAAGCGGGCCGATTTGACGAAGCGGTGGCGCTTTACCGGTGGTTCATGCCGCTATTGCACCTCGACGTGAATACAAAGCTGGTACAGAACATCAAGCTCGCGGAGGCCATGGTAGGACTCGGCACGGAAACCGTGCGCCCGCCGAGACTCCCCCTGGTCGGCGAAGAACGAGAGGCCGTGATGGCCACCATCCAGAGAGCGCTGGACACAAGACCGGCCGAGGCCGTACAGGCCGTGCTGGCGTAACCAGATCCTCGAACGGTGGTACCGCAAACCCAACCCACGCT
This window encodes:
- a CDS encoding dihydrodipicolinate synthase family protein encodes the protein MHWEGVFPAVTTKFTDTLAIDTHWMRINLEAQLDAGATGIIVSGSLGEASTLSMDDKEALVNMTVEIVEGRAPVVCGVAQRTTADACRMAERVARAGGSGLMLLPPMLYTSDRRETVTFLRAVANATDLPIMLYNNPVAYNVDVTPSMLQELADEPKFEAIKESSDDVRRITDIINLVGDRYRIFTGVDNIALEALMLGAVGWVAGLVCAFPRETVAIFRLAKAGRFDEAVALYRWFMPLLHLDVNTKLVQNIKLAEAMVGLGTETVRPPRLPLVGEEREAVMATIQRALDTRPAEAVQAVLA